One window of Stigmatopora nigra isolate UIUO_SnigA chromosome 14, RoL_Snig_1.1, whole genome shotgun sequence genomic DNA carries:
- the rapgef2b gene encoding rap guanine nucleotide exchange factor 2 isoform X4, translating into MKMASYVDNSFREAVMMNPADRTQQNLEIVYSYLHGMEALSNLREHQLRIMCETVRYERHEANEVLYYPDDIGSCWYILLSGSVFIKESMFLPRSSFGKRSAGSLRRGCECIVLEPSEMIVVDYMDENEEYFQRQASHRQSRRRFRKINQKGERQTIIDTVDPYPAGKPPVARGYHTLPADFSRLHLADGLHPQVTHVSSSHSGCSITSDSGSSSLSDIYQATENEPGDMDLSGLPETAVDSEEDDDEEDIERASDPLMSRDIVRDCLEKDPMDRTDDDIEQLLEFMHQLPAFANMTMSVRRELCAVMVFAVVERAGTIVLNDGEELDSWSVILNGSVEVTYPEGRTDILCMGNSFGVSPTMEKEFMKGAMKTKVDDCQFVCIAQQDYCCILNQVEKNMQKVEEEGEIVMVKEHRELDRTGTRKGHIVIKGTAERLTMHLVEEHSVVDPTYIEDFLLTYRTFLSSPMVVGKKLLEWFHDPSLRDKVTRVVLLWVNNHFNDFEGDAAMTQFLEEFENNLEREKMCGHLRLLNIACAAKAKPRLVTLTKASREAALAFSLLGGQDKGFRVFIDTVEAGSKAAEAGLKRGDQILEVNGQNFENVQLSKANEILKNNTHLSITVKTNLLVFKDLLSRPEQELHGDVDGEDEHDRKNGAPHLPKIGDIKKASRYSIPDLAVDVDQVISLEKASKKAKSNSVGGRNKLKKIFDKTLTSILPPKPYNDVCVGQSQDDSIVGMKQSKQIPPALPVSSNLSSSNPDLLQSHHRILDFNNQPDMSDQVLRVFKADQQSRYIMIGKDTTAKEVVSQAIREFALTAAPEAYSLCEVSVTPEGVIKQRRLPDQLSKLADRIQLSGRYYLKSNMETETLCSDEDAQDLLREGQISLLQLSTVEVATQLSMRAFQLFCAIEPTEYIDDLFKLRPKTVAATSLKRFEEAINHETFWVASEVTREPNQLKRMKTVKHFIKIALHCRECKNFNSMFAIISGLNLAPVSRLRGTWEKLPSKYEKLFSDLQDLFDPSRNMAKYRNVLNNQNLQPPIIPLFPVIKKDLTFLHEGNDSKVDGLVNFEKLRMIAKEIRHVGRMASVNMDPNLMFRTRSLSQGSANAAVLDVNQTGGHKKRVRRSSFLNAKKLYEDAQMARKVKQYIANLSLETNEESLQTLSLQCEPSVSTLPKNSGVRRADTSPVVSRAASQQRGQLTKSPQALQVPAVALYPSRKKVPVKDLPPFGTSSPQSLKKILSLSEEASERHRRQPEDSATSNASSSPPGSPQNSPKKGYNRTGDSYSDCSQSEMSSRCSLLSNLSFEDERRLRHSGCAGDSQSGGARLERRAATDPDQYSLGSYSSMQDCRGIYAGCPTVLSSPSSEELTQDQGDRVSLDAADSGRGSWTSCSSGSHDNIQTMQQGRSWETLAFGGGLPPGSGSEALLWAAQARGSWASAGSSSSSSAAYWGEDSEGDTGTIKRRGGKDVNADAETSSITSTGSEDAKQTGRPSATPSPVTAACKGLMSRKEGRYREPPPTPPGYTALSLSDLADGQSTPPPVPAPATSATAPSSRRPPDYTTALQRSRMVTQSPDSHAHQAASKQREGGPHRSRDDDEEEEEGESPKLVALRKLRAQRTPRATQP; encoded by the exons AACCTGGAGATTGTGTACTCCTATCTTCATGGCATGGAAGCCTTGTCCAACCTGCGAGAGCACCAGTTGAG GATCATGTGTGAGACGGTGCGCTACGAACGACACGAAGCCAACGAAGTGCTCTACTA CCCAGATGACATTGGAAGCTGTTGGTACATCCTTTTGTCGGGCTCTGTCTTCATCAAGGAATCCATGTTTTTGCCTAGAAGCAG CTTCGGCAAGCGATCGGCAGGCAGCCTGAGACGTGGATGCGAGTGCATCGTACTCGAGCCATCCGAGATGATTGTG GTGGACTATATGGACGAGAATGAGGAGTACTTCCAAAGACAGGCTTCCCACCGCCAGTCTCGTCGACGCTTCCGGAAGATCAACCAGAAAGGCGAGCGGCAGACGATCATCGACACGGTGGATCCGTACCCCGCCGGGAAGCCACCTGTAGCCCGGGGCTACCACACA ctaCCTGCAGACTTCAGCAGACTTCACCTGGCCGACGGCTTACACCCACAGGTGACGCATGTGTCTTCCAGCCACTCGGGATGTAGTATCACCAGCGACTCTGGAAGCAGCAGCCTGTCAGATATCTACCAG GCCACCGAGAACGAACCCGGCGACATGGACCTGAGCGGCCTGCCAGAGACAGCCGTGGACTCGGAAGAAGACGACGATGAGGAGGACATTGAGCGGGCGTCCGATCCCCTTATGAGCCGGGACATTGTCCGAGACTGCCTAGAAAAGGACCCTATGGACAGGACAGACGACGACATAG AGCAATTACTGGAGTTTATGCATCAGCTGCCAGCCTTTGCAAATATGACCATGTCAGTTCGACGGGAACTCTGCGCCGTCATGGTCTTTGCTGTTGTGGAGCGTGCTGGTACCATTGTTCTTAATGatggggaagaa CTGGACTCGTGGTCGGTGATCTTGAACGGCTCGGTGGAGGTGACGTACCCTGAGGGCCGCACGGACATTCTCTGCATGGGCAACAGCTTTGGGGTGTCGCCCACCATGGAAAAGGAGTTCATGAAGGGAGCCATGAAGACCAAGGTGGACGACTGCCAG TTTGTGTGCATAGCCCAGCAGGACTACTGCTGCATACTCAACCAAGTGGAGAAAAACATGCAGAAAGTAGAAGAGGAAGGAGAGATCGTCATGGTTAAGGAGCATCGAGAATTGGATCGAACGGGCACCAGGAAAGGCCATATTGTAATCAAG GGCACTGCGGAGCGTCTTACCATGCACTTGGTGGAGGAGCATTCCGTGGTAGACCCCACCTACATTGAGGACTTCCTATTGACATACAGGACCTTCCTATCGAGCCCAATGGTTGTGGGCAAGAAGCTACTGGAGTGGTTCCATGACCCAAGTCTTAGGGACAAG GTAACGCGAGTGGTCTTGCTATGGGTGAACAATCACTTTAATGACTTTGAGGGTGATGCTGCCATGACTCAATTTCTAGAAgagtttgaaaataatttggagAGAGAG AAAATGTGCGGCCACCTGCGCCTGTTGAACATTGCATGCGCTGCCAAAGCCAAACCTCGTCTGGTGACGTTAACCAAAGCGTCCAGAGAGGCCGCACTCGCTTTCAGCCTGCTAGGAGGGCAAGATAAAGGCTTCAGGGTCTTCATCGACACTGTGGAGGCTGGCAGTAAAGCGGCAGAAGCGGGGCTCAAGAGAGGGGATCAG ATCTTGGAAGTGAACGGGCAGAACTTTGAGAATGTCCAGCTCAGCAAAGCCAATGAGATTCTGAAGAACAACACACATTTGTCCATAACTGTGAAAACCAACCTTTTAG TGTTTAAAGATCTGCTATCCAGGCCTGAGCAAGAACTCCACGGCGACGTGGACGGCGAAGACGAGCATGATCGGAAAAACGGCGCACCGCACCTCCCCAAGATTGGGGACATCAAGAAAGCCAGCCGGTACTCCATACCCGACCTGGCGGTGGATGTGGATCAGGTGATAAGCTTAGAGAAGGCTAGCAAGAAGGCCAAGAGCAACTCAGTAGGCGGGCGAAACAAGCTGAAGAAGATCTTTGACAAGACACTCACCAGTATCTTGCCTCCTAAGCCCTACAA TGACGTCTGCGTGGGCCAATCGCAAGACGACAGCATTGTGGGTATGAAGCAGTCCAAGCAGATCCCGCCAGCTCTCCCTGTCAGCAGCAACCTGTCATCATCCAACCCCGACCTGCTCCAGTCACATCATCGCATCCTGGACTTCAACAACCAACCCG ATATGTCCGACCAGGTGCTTCGAGTGTTCAAAGCAGACCAGCAGTCGCGCTACATCATGATCGGCAAGGACACAACGGCAAAGGAGGTGGTGTCTCAGGCCATCCGTGAGTTTGCGCTGACAGCCGCGCCCGAGGCCTACTCACTCTGCGAGGTGTCCGTCACGCCCGAGGGCGTCATCAAGCAAAGGCGATTGCCGGACCAGCTCTCCAAGCTGGCGGACAGAATACAACTGAGCGGCAG GTACTACCTGAAAAGCAACATGGAGACAGAGACATTGTGCTCGGATGAGGATGCCCAGGACCTCCTTCGAGAGGGGCAAATCTCGTTGCTGCAGCTGAGCACGGTGGAGGTTGCCACGCAGCTCTCCATGCGCGCCTTCCAGCTCTTCTGCGCCATCGAGCCCACCGAATACATTGACGATCTGTTCAAGCTGCGCCCCAAAACGGTGGCCGCCACCAGCCTCAAGCGCTTTGAGGAGGCAATCAACCACGAGACCTTCTGGGTGGCCAGCGAGGTTACACGGGAGCCCAATCAACTCAAGCGCATGAAGACGGTCAAGCACTTCATCAAGATCGCGTTGCACTGCCGCGAGTGCAAAAACTTCAACTCCATGTTTGCCATCATCAG CGGTTTGAATCTGGCTCCCGTCTCTCGACTTCGAGGGACGTGGGAGAAGCTACCCAGCAAGTACGAGAAGCTCTTCAGCGACCTTCAGGACTTGTTCGACCCCTCCAGGAACATGGCCAAGTACCGAAACGTCCTCAACAACCAGAACCTGCAACCACCCATCATCCCGCTCTTTCCCGTCATCAAGAAGGATCTCACCTTCTTGCATGAAG GTAACGACTCCAAAGTGGACGGTTTGGTCAACTTTGAGAAGCTGCGGATGATCGCCAAAGAGATACGCCACGTAGGCCGCATGGCTTCGGTCAACATGGACCCTAACCTCATGTTCAGGACCAG GTCCCTTAGTCAGGGCAGTGCCAATGCAGCAGTACTCGACGTGAACCAGACGGGTGGCCATAAGAAGAGGGTGCGCCGCAGCTCCTTCCTCAATGCAAAGAAGCTGTATGAGGACGCCCAGATGGCGCGCAAGGTCAAGCAGTATATAGCAAACCTCAGCTTGGAGACCAACGAGGAGAGCCTGCAGACACTCTCGCTGCAATGCGAACCCTCCGTCAGCACAT TGCCTAAGAACTCAGGGGTCCGCCGGGCGGACACCTCCCCCGTGGTGTCCAGAGCAGCCAGCCAGCAGAGAGGCCAGCTAACCAAAAGTCCTCAAGCCTTGCAGGTGCCTGCCGTGGCCCTGTACCCATCGCGCAAGAAGGTGCCTGTGAAGGATCTACCTCCTTTTG GCACCAGCTCCCCGCAATCCTTGAAGAAGATTCTTTCACTGTCAGAGGAAGCCAGCGAGCGCCATCGCAGGCAACCCGAGGACTCGGCGACCTCTAACGCGTCCTCATCGCCGCCGGGGTCCCCGCAAAACTCCCCCAAGAAGG GTTACAACCGGACAGGCGACTCGTACTCGGACTGCAGTCAGAGTGAGATGTCTTCCCGCTGCAGTCTTCTCAGCAACTTGTCCTTTGAAGATGAGCGGCGGCTGAGGCACTCGGGGTGTGCCGGTGACTCACAAAGTGGGGGCGCCCGCCTGGAGCGGAGGGCCGCCACCGATCCAGACCAGTACAGTCTTGG ATCGTATTCGTCGATGCAGGACTGCCGTGGCATTTACGCCGGATGCCCCACGGTGCTGTCGTCCCCCAGCTCTGAGGAGCTGACCCAAGATCAGGGGGACCGGGTGTCCTTGGACGCGGCTGACAGCGGGCGCGGCTCGTGGACGTCTTGCTCGTCCGGTTCCCACGACAACATTCAGACCATGCAGCAGGGCCGCAGCTGGGAGACGCTGGCTTTCGGCGGGGGGCTCCCGCCGGGCAGTGGGTCCGAGGCCCTGCTGTGGGCGGCACAGGCGCGGGGCAGCTGGGCCTCGGCCGGCTCGTCCTCATCTTCGTCCGCGGCCTATTGGGGCGAGGACTCGGAAGGCGACACGGGCACTATCAAGAGGCGGGGCGGCAAAGACGTCAACGCCGACGCCGAGACCAGCAGCATCACGTCCACCGGGTCTGAGGATGCCAAGCAGACGGGGCGGCCTTCGGCCACGCCCTCCCCCGTCACCGCCGCCTGTAAAGGACTCATGT CCCGGAAAGAGGGTCGCTACCGCGAGCCCCCTCCGACTCCGCCGGGCTACACGGCGCTGAGCCTGTCCGACCTGGCAGACGGCCAGTCCACGCCCCCTCCCGTCCCCGCTCCCGCCACATCAGCGACGGCGCCGTCGAGCCGCCGTCCGCCCGACTACACCACGGCGCTTCAGCGCTCGCGCATGGTGACGCAGTCCCCCGACTCGCACGCCCACCAGGCGGCGTCCAAACAGAGGGAGGGAGGCCCCCATCGATCCcgggacgacgacgaggaggaagaggagggtgagTCTCCTAAACTTGTCGCTCTGAGGAAGCTGAGGGCGCAGCGTACCCCCCGAGCCACCCAGCCGTGA
- the rapgef2b gene encoding rap guanine nucleotide exchange factor 2 isoform X2: protein MKMASYVDNSFREAVMMNPADRTQQNLEIVYSYLHGMEALSNLREHQLRIMCETVRYERHEANEVLYYPDDIGSCWYILLSGSVFIKESMFLPRSSFGKRSAGSLRRGCECIVLEPSEMIVVDYMDENEEYFQRQASHRQSRRRFRKINQKGERQTIIDTVDPYPAGKPPVARGYHTLPADFSRLHLADGLHPQVTHVSSSHSGCSITSDSGSSSLSDIYQATENEPGDMDLSGLPETAVDSEEDDDEEDIERASDPLMSRDIVRDCLEKDPMDRTDDDIEQLLEFMHQLPAFANMTMSVRRELCAVMVFAVVERAGTIVLNDGEELDSWSVILNGSVEVTYPEGRTDILCMGNSFGVSPTMEKEFMKGAMKTKVDDCQFVCIAQQDYCCILNQVEKNMQKVEEEGEIVMVKEHRELDRTGTRKGHIVIKGTAERLTMHLVEEHSVVDPTYIEDFLLTYRTFLSSPMVVGKKLLEWFHDPSLRDKVTRVVLLWVNNHFNDFEGDAAMTQFLEEFENNLEREKMCGHLRLLNIACAAKAKPRLVTLTKASREAALAFSLLGGQDKGFRVFIDTVEAGSKAAEAGLKRGDQILEVNGQNFENVQLSKANEILKNNTHLSITVKTNLLVFKDLLSRPEQELHGDVDGEDEHDRKNGAPHLPKIGDIKKASRYSIPDLAVDVDQVISLEKASKKAKSNSVGGRNKLKKIFDKTLTSILPPKPYNDVCVGQSQDDSIVGMKQSKQIPPALPVSSNLSSSNPDLLQSHHRILDFNNQPDMSDQVLRVFKADQQSRYIMIGKDTTAKEVVSQAIREFALTAAPEAYSLCEVSVTPEGVIKQRRLPDQLSKLADRIQLSGRYYLKSNMETETLCSDEDAQDLLREGQISLLQLSTVEVATQLSMRAFQLFCAIEPTEYIDDLFKLRPKTVAATSLKRFEEAINHETFWVASEVTREPNQLKRMKTVKHFIKIALHCRECKNFNSMFAIISGLNLAPVSRLRGTWEKLPSKYEKLFSDLQDLFDPSRNMAKYRNVLNNQNLQPPIIPLFPVIKKDLTFLHEGNDSKVDGLVNFEKLRMIAKEIRHVGRMASVNMDPNLMFRTRKKKWRSLGSLSQGSANAAVLDVNQTGGHKKRVRRSSFLNAKKLYEDAQMARKVKQYIANLSLETNEESLQTLSLQCEPSVSTLPKNSGVRRADTSPVVSRAASQQRGQLTKSPQALQVPAVALYPSRKKVPVKDLPPFGTSSPQSLKKILSLSEEASERHRRQPEDSATSNASSSPPGSPQNSPKKGYNRTGDSYSDCSQSEMSSRCSLLSNLSFEDERRLRHSGCAGDSQSGGARLERRAATDPDQYSLGSYSSMQDCRGIYAGCPTVLSSPSSEELTQDQGDRVSLDAADSGRGSWTSCSSGSHDNIQTMQQGRSWETLAFGGGLPPGSGSEALLWAAQARGSWASAGSSSSSSAAYWGEDSEGDTGTIKRRGGKDVNADAETSSITSTGSEDAKQTGRPSATPSPVTAACKGLMSRKEGRYREPPPTPPGYTALSLSDLADGQSTPPPVPAPATSATAPSSRRPPDYTTALQRSRMVTQSPDSHAHQAASKQREGGPHRSRDDDEEEEEGESPKLVALRKLRAQRTPRATQP, encoded by the exons AACCTGGAGATTGTGTACTCCTATCTTCATGGCATGGAAGCCTTGTCCAACCTGCGAGAGCACCAGTTGAG GATCATGTGTGAGACGGTGCGCTACGAACGACACGAAGCCAACGAAGTGCTCTACTA CCCAGATGACATTGGAAGCTGTTGGTACATCCTTTTGTCGGGCTCTGTCTTCATCAAGGAATCCATGTTTTTGCCTAGAAGCAG CTTCGGCAAGCGATCGGCAGGCAGCCTGAGACGTGGATGCGAGTGCATCGTACTCGAGCCATCCGAGATGATTGTG GTGGACTATATGGACGAGAATGAGGAGTACTTCCAAAGACAGGCTTCCCACCGCCAGTCTCGTCGACGCTTCCGGAAGATCAACCAGAAAGGCGAGCGGCAGACGATCATCGACACGGTGGATCCGTACCCCGCCGGGAAGCCACCTGTAGCCCGGGGCTACCACACA ctaCCTGCAGACTTCAGCAGACTTCACCTGGCCGACGGCTTACACCCACAGGTGACGCATGTGTCTTCCAGCCACTCGGGATGTAGTATCACCAGCGACTCTGGAAGCAGCAGCCTGTCAGATATCTACCAG GCCACCGAGAACGAACCCGGCGACATGGACCTGAGCGGCCTGCCAGAGACAGCCGTGGACTCGGAAGAAGACGACGATGAGGAGGACATTGAGCGGGCGTCCGATCCCCTTATGAGCCGGGACATTGTCCGAGACTGCCTAGAAAAGGACCCTATGGACAGGACAGACGACGACATAG AGCAATTACTGGAGTTTATGCATCAGCTGCCAGCCTTTGCAAATATGACCATGTCAGTTCGACGGGAACTCTGCGCCGTCATGGTCTTTGCTGTTGTGGAGCGTGCTGGTACCATTGTTCTTAATGatggggaagaa CTGGACTCGTGGTCGGTGATCTTGAACGGCTCGGTGGAGGTGACGTACCCTGAGGGCCGCACGGACATTCTCTGCATGGGCAACAGCTTTGGGGTGTCGCCCACCATGGAAAAGGAGTTCATGAAGGGAGCCATGAAGACCAAGGTGGACGACTGCCAG TTTGTGTGCATAGCCCAGCAGGACTACTGCTGCATACTCAACCAAGTGGAGAAAAACATGCAGAAAGTAGAAGAGGAAGGAGAGATCGTCATGGTTAAGGAGCATCGAGAATTGGATCGAACGGGCACCAGGAAAGGCCATATTGTAATCAAG GGCACTGCGGAGCGTCTTACCATGCACTTGGTGGAGGAGCATTCCGTGGTAGACCCCACCTACATTGAGGACTTCCTATTGACATACAGGACCTTCCTATCGAGCCCAATGGTTGTGGGCAAGAAGCTACTGGAGTGGTTCCATGACCCAAGTCTTAGGGACAAG GTAACGCGAGTGGTCTTGCTATGGGTGAACAATCACTTTAATGACTTTGAGGGTGATGCTGCCATGACTCAATTTCTAGAAgagtttgaaaataatttggagAGAGAG AAAATGTGCGGCCACCTGCGCCTGTTGAACATTGCATGCGCTGCCAAAGCCAAACCTCGTCTGGTGACGTTAACCAAAGCGTCCAGAGAGGCCGCACTCGCTTTCAGCCTGCTAGGAGGGCAAGATAAAGGCTTCAGGGTCTTCATCGACACTGTGGAGGCTGGCAGTAAAGCGGCAGAAGCGGGGCTCAAGAGAGGGGATCAG ATCTTGGAAGTGAACGGGCAGAACTTTGAGAATGTCCAGCTCAGCAAAGCCAATGAGATTCTGAAGAACAACACACATTTGTCCATAACTGTGAAAACCAACCTTTTAG TGTTTAAAGATCTGCTATCCAGGCCTGAGCAAGAACTCCACGGCGACGTGGACGGCGAAGACGAGCATGATCGGAAAAACGGCGCACCGCACCTCCCCAAGATTGGGGACATCAAGAAAGCCAGCCGGTACTCCATACCCGACCTGGCGGTGGATGTGGATCAGGTGATAAGCTTAGAGAAGGCTAGCAAGAAGGCCAAGAGCAACTCAGTAGGCGGGCGAAACAAGCTGAAGAAGATCTTTGACAAGACACTCACCAGTATCTTGCCTCCTAAGCCCTACAA TGACGTCTGCGTGGGCCAATCGCAAGACGACAGCATTGTGGGTATGAAGCAGTCCAAGCAGATCCCGCCAGCTCTCCCTGTCAGCAGCAACCTGTCATCATCCAACCCCGACCTGCTCCAGTCACATCATCGCATCCTGGACTTCAACAACCAACCCG ATATGTCCGACCAGGTGCTTCGAGTGTTCAAAGCAGACCAGCAGTCGCGCTACATCATGATCGGCAAGGACACAACGGCAAAGGAGGTGGTGTCTCAGGCCATCCGTGAGTTTGCGCTGACAGCCGCGCCCGAGGCCTACTCACTCTGCGAGGTGTCCGTCACGCCCGAGGGCGTCATCAAGCAAAGGCGATTGCCGGACCAGCTCTCCAAGCTGGCGGACAGAATACAACTGAGCGGCAG GTACTACCTGAAAAGCAACATGGAGACAGAGACATTGTGCTCGGATGAGGATGCCCAGGACCTCCTTCGAGAGGGGCAAATCTCGTTGCTGCAGCTGAGCACGGTGGAGGTTGCCACGCAGCTCTCCATGCGCGCCTTCCAGCTCTTCTGCGCCATCGAGCCCACCGAATACATTGACGATCTGTTCAAGCTGCGCCCCAAAACGGTGGCCGCCACCAGCCTCAAGCGCTTTGAGGAGGCAATCAACCACGAGACCTTCTGGGTGGCCAGCGAGGTTACACGGGAGCCCAATCAACTCAAGCGCATGAAGACGGTCAAGCACTTCATCAAGATCGCGTTGCACTGCCGCGAGTGCAAAAACTTCAACTCCATGTTTGCCATCATCAG CGGTTTGAATCTGGCTCCCGTCTCTCGACTTCGAGGGACGTGGGAGAAGCTACCCAGCAAGTACGAGAAGCTCTTCAGCGACCTTCAGGACTTGTTCGACCCCTCCAGGAACATGGCCAAGTACCGAAACGTCCTCAACAACCAGAACCTGCAACCACCCATCATCCCGCTCTTTCCCGTCATCAAGAAGGATCTCACCTTCTTGCATGAAG GTAACGACTCCAAAGTGGACGGTTTGGTCAACTTTGAGAAGCTGCGGATGATCGCCAAAGAGATACGCCACGTAGGCCGCATGGCTTCGGTCAACATGGACCCTAACCTCATGTTCAGGACCAG GAAGAAGAAATGGAGGAGTTTAGG GTCCCTTAGTCAGGGCAGTGCCAATGCAGCAGTACTCGACGTGAACCAGACGGGTGGCCATAAGAAGAGGGTGCGCCGCAGCTCCTTCCTCAATGCAAAGAAGCTGTATGAGGACGCCCAGATGGCGCGCAAGGTCAAGCAGTATATAGCAAACCTCAGCTTGGAGACCAACGAGGAGAGCCTGCAGACACTCTCGCTGCAATGCGAACCCTCCGTCAGCACAT TGCCTAAGAACTCAGGGGTCCGCCGGGCGGACACCTCCCCCGTGGTGTCCAGAGCAGCCAGCCAGCAGAGAGGCCAGCTAACCAAAAGTCCTCAAGCCTTGCAGGTGCCTGCCGTGGCCCTGTACCCATCGCGCAAGAAGGTGCCTGTGAAGGATCTACCTCCTTTTG GCACCAGCTCCCCGCAATCCTTGAAGAAGATTCTTTCACTGTCAGAGGAAGCCAGCGAGCGCCATCGCAGGCAACCCGAGGACTCGGCGACCTCTAACGCGTCCTCATCGCCGCCGGGGTCCCCGCAAAACTCCCCCAAGAAGG GTTACAACCGGACAGGCGACTCGTACTCGGACTGCAGTCAGAGTGAGATGTCTTCCCGCTGCAGTCTTCTCAGCAACTTGTCCTTTGAAGATGAGCGGCGGCTGAGGCACTCGGGGTGTGCCGGTGACTCACAAAGTGGGGGCGCCCGCCTGGAGCGGAGGGCCGCCACCGATCCAGACCAGTACAGTCTTGG ATCGTATTCGTCGATGCAGGACTGCCGTGGCATTTACGCCGGATGCCCCACGGTGCTGTCGTCCCCCAGCTCTGAGGAGCTGACCCAAGATCAGGGGGACCGGGTGTCCTTGGACGCGGCTGACAGCGGGCGCGGCTCGTGGACGTCTTGCTCGTCCGGTTCCCACGACAACATTCAGACCATGCAGCAGGGCCGCAGCTGGGAGACGCTGGCTTTCGGCGGGGGGCTCCCGCCGGGCAGTGGGTCCGAGGCCCTGCTGTGGGCGGCACAGGCGCGGGGCAGCTGGGCCTCGGCCGGCTCGTCCTCATCTTCGTCCGCGGCCTATTGGGGCGAGGACTCGGAAGGCGACACGGGCACTATCAAGAGGCGGGGCGGCAAAGACGTCAACGCCGACGCCGAGACCAGCAGCATCACGTCCACCGGGTCTGAGGATGCCAAGCAGACGGGGCGGCCTTCGGCCACGCCCTCCCCCGTCACCGCCGCCTGTAAAGGACTCATGT CCCGGAAAGAGGGTCGCTACCGCGAGCCCCCTCCGACTCCGCCGGGCTACACGGCGCTGAGCCTGTCCGACCTGGCAGACGGCCAGTCCACGCCCCCTCCCGTCCCCGCTCCCGCCACATCAGCGACGGCGCCGTCGAGCCGCCGTCCGCCCGACTACACCACGGCGCTTCAGCGCTCGCGCATGGTGACGCAGTCCCCCGACTCGCACGCCCACCAGGCGGCGTCCAAACAGAGGGAGGGAGGCCCCCATCGATCCcgggacgacgacgaggaggaagaggagggtgagTCTCCTAAACTTGTCGCTCTGAGGAAGCTGAGGGCGCAGCGTACCCCCCGAGCCACCCAGCCGTGA